The nucleotide sequence cacgcggacgaagtcgcgagcacagctagtatctCTATATCTTATATTCTCTGTCTGCTTGTCACCAGGCTATGGTACGGGCCAAGCAGACAGAGGAGGTTCAATAAAAGGGTTTTTACCTTTGTACTTACAGAACtctatttttgtgatttttactttcatcaataaactttttacaaaattctaATTCACCACCTTCAGTGATAAGCTCTTGAGGAGAACCGGTAAATCCATTTTTGGGTGGTACCCtgcaaagaaaatattcagGTGGTATAAAGTTTGCAAGATGttggtaaataaattgaagTTCATTGCAGTTTTTTACTTTCGATACAAATACAGACATATTATCACATATGCAtctatatatatcccttgtagagcagacagagccaatagtcttgaaaagtctgtaAGGCAGccgtatggctttataatggaattgagattcaaatattgacaggttgctagcccatcgcctacaagaaggatcccaagtttattagcctatcccttagtagccttttacgacatcctattctttagtgccgcGATCCACACTGCACATTTTTTGACttcacaaaaatttatttgtattggaAAAACCTTTTCGCCAACATGGACACCTTTATGCATATCACAGAAAACTGCAACGGAATACTAACTACAACTAGCGACAGGCAAACTACAACATATTAAGTCTCTAAAACTTCATGGCGCCATAAAAGaggtaataaattttgaagtGGTTATGGGTAGCTTGTATTCACTGCACcagctatgtatgtataaattcatACAAACCTTGCAGGGCTTCTTGATTCCCACAGCTCTTGGAAACTGCTATAGAATGGAGGGTTGCACATGGTGAAATGATAAATTTTGTCTTGTTCTTCAGACAGTACATATTCAATCACTGTCGATGTTGGGTTCTTTTTCACTGGAAACATTTACCTATAATTTAAATGAGtcacaaaacaaattatatcactaagaatctatatataataagatataaatatagaagtaTACAACAAATCCAAAATCATCTTTTTGTCTAGtagattttcttaaatatcatAATGTGGAATGATCCAACTTGTGtagtatacataaatatgtttattttatatgcagtatacatatatctatagtCATACTTATGGATGTAAACTATTATAATGTAAGTGTATTAAGTAatctattattcatatttttatattattatttcatttacagTTATTGCACCACCCATACAttcatctcagtttggtcgaAAGATTccactggcagagaatgccttgtggcattaagtccacctattgtacttttaatgtgcataaagtttcaataaataaataaaagatgtaCCTGCTATAATTTCTTGTAAGTTGTTCTTTTGGACATTTTGTTGAGCCTTTAGAAGACTGGCATCATCAGTTTCTGTTCCAATCATATGCCACTTGTTCTTAGCAGCAGCTAGCAGAGGATACACAGCGCATGCACCTGTTCCTGTgaatttcaaaacattttttaaatgaaatatcacaaaataatttttttttgtagttttagTGACCATAAACTATTATTGAGTTTTTGGCTACGcgtctataaaatattgtcatctgatttgataattgtttttaaaagaaattacatGCATGAAGAATGTTTTACCATATAGCTTTCACTTGCAGcaaatttcatggagatcaATTCAGTGGTTTAACTTTAAGAGGTAACAACtaagttacatttatttataataataatataaaagatgttaaaaaaaacatgacaaTAAAACAGTACTTACCAATATCCAAACCACAAACTTCACTACcattatttattgcttttagAATATCTTCCACCCACAGTATATAATTGAGTCGAAGTGGTAAAGTTGGAACTAACCTATCTTCTGGGATGTCTACATCAAGATTAAAATCCGACTTTAACAAACATTTGGTTAGAACTCTTAGGCTATGGGGATCCTTGAAATCAATACTAACTCTGCCAGTTATatcctaaaacaaaaatttattaattattaacctTGTAGTTGCTTGTAACTAAGCATTTACAAGGGATAATTTGATTAAAGTACCTCATAACTTACCATTTTCGCAATCGAGGCAAACTCTGCATATTTTTTAGCTAATATCACAAAATCAGGTGGATGCCTGTATATGTTTCGTGGGTGCATAAATTTATTGACAGCCATTCTAAACTTAGTTATTGATGAACTTGACTTGAACTTTTcatatactataatattttagttaattGATGCGAACAGCTGGAATAATAGATTTGATTCTGATTGATATAAGAAGATGCAAGTTCgcttataatgtatttattttaaaattacaaatgcaAAACCTATGCAGTGCAAAATTAAACAAGagcaaataaattgtattaaaagaccatagaaattgtaataaagtGTATAAATCACAGATTTGTTACTTTCAAATGGTAATATTCCTTTCAATTTCAACTGAGTACAAAACAGagacaatttaatatttgactTGACATTGACAACCAATTTCATCCATAAACATAAACACATACCTAAGCGTGTAGCcggagatttttttttttatttatttcattattcgaCTCGaacgccaccaaagggaagattttCCGCCAGAATAGGTGTTATGCCTAGGGAActgcggctccgacgatgttgactCGGAGGTTGTAtgtatgctccaatccgtgaaatatttgcttgcgcgattaagATTCTTCGTTGCTATTGGCTGAGTGCGTCAATTACTTTGCGATGTTTGATAGTAGTTGGTGTATGACGTTAGTAATGTCACCATAgtacatactaataatataatattacacagaccacatacaataaatataatacttcATATAATAGCTTgaataatatgaatatttttatgctaAGTTATGAAGAGATACATGGCCGAAAATATGGCGGCGTAAGTAGCCAATAGGGGCGTGCTTCACTAGCGCCATGCGCATACATCTGAACTACAGTGTCCTGAGCCTGTAATACTATTCGATATTCAGACTCGTCGACTCGACAGTAAGTCTCGTCGAGTCCGGTCTTGCAGTTTGGTTGGGATCTATTGTGTTACTCATGTTATACTGCTTATGTTAAGACTAAAACAGTCTTAATATCGAATAGTCTAATAGTGGCTTTATTTGTTAATCATCTgtggacagacagacggacagcaAATAAGAATGACAGATTATGATCTATCAAATCGATGGgagataaattttatcaaacggCTTTAGATTAAGATTTCTAGATCAAACTTCATTGATTCAGTCTTAATATTCCAGCATTTAATTGCAATTTGCATATAAACCAGACTATAATATGATGTGAACTTGCatgatagaaaatatttgtcgGTTATGGTATGTAcgcaaattataatttttatcactacaaacaaaatttgtcCTGGTTTAGCATACTATTgaaagtataattaaaaaaaatttaatgaagtatttacattttatattatttttacagggTGATATAGATGTAAATGAGGCCTTGGCCTCTTTGGAGGTATTGATGTCCGAATTCTTTGCGCCAACCACAACCAATTACAGAAAAAGAGAAATAGAAAGCATGCTAGAAAATTTTTCTAACAGGAGAGACTCTTGGAAACATTGTTTGCTATTTCTCCAGAAATCCCAAAACCAGTATGTGCTCATGTTCACACTGACAACTTTAGAGGTaaggtaatttaattttttatagtagttTACTTTTTCGCCATAAatgctattttattatatttatcaccAAAATATTCTATCCCTGCAAGGGATTTACaagtgactttatgtatgtaattatatgtttgaTATTCTGAATTATGTTAGTGGAACAACAAGAAtgtgttgtaattttttaaaacaaacttgataaaattaatttgtttaaattcttTGCTATTGGAGATGTATATTTGATCAGTCCTTAATTCAATTGTGTAACATAaagttttatgatatttttcagAACATCATCAATAGACAATGGATAAGTTTATCAACCAATGAAAAAACTGAGATAAGGTTAACACTATGGAATGAGTTGATTTCTAAGCATGAAATGATGGTCTACTTTATACGTAACAAACTGGCTGCTCTCATGGTATCAATTGCAAGATATGATTGGCCTGACCAGTATTCtgacttttttaataacatagttgaagtaagttcttgtttttactttataatagacaatataggtatttaaggCAGGAGCTGCTTTATAAGATATTCTGACTGATTAAATCATGTTTTTACGCAGATTTTagcaataaaatcaattttattataaaaatacctacttctaATACTCTGTCATCTCTGCATGTTTttggttgcaccctccactgAAGTGATTCCCAAGTAGTTATCAGGTTTCTGTAAGTCATGGCTGTACCAACATAGGTGGCTCTCCTGCAATTCGTCTGAATCTGCAGATATGGGAGTTTCACACGCAGTCTTTCCATGATACTTTACACATCCAGCACAGCATGTTAATTTCTGTGATAccaacttttaattataagtttaaaaaattgtctatTGTATTCTTTTCAGCTTATAAATTGCAATGGACATCATTGTATATTAGGGTTGGTGCTAGCACAGGCCGCCAGTGAGGAACTGGGTGCTGCCCGTGATACAGGTGTGTTGCTGCCTTCACAACGGAGGAGCGAGCTGGAGAGACTCATGCTGAAGGGCATGCCTCAATTGTTGGCAGCACTTAGtggtaaattattatgtataaagtcaaaaaaattggaaacCTTAGCTtgtaacaataaagaaaaattgttttactaAAAGCTGTCACATGacgaagtattttttttacaatgtttagcatttatatatttaaaataaagaaagattatttcaaatgaaattcttatattatcttttaggGATTTTAGAGAAAAATGCTCAAGAAGGGCAATCAAATCCGCCTCCATCGCCCACTAGTGGGATACCGCAGATGTCGGCCCTTCCAGACCTACTGGCAAGTGCTACAGAAGACCAGGCAGCAAGAAATGTGGACAagtaagaatttattaaattcatcTAATTATGCTGTGGTTAGAATTTATTGTACATTTTTAGTGTGATTTGCttcttttagatttttatcaaGAAGTTTGTTTTGCTTGAATTATTATGTGATTATGGGTATCCTGCCTTCTCGCCGAAAATTGTTTAGCGGATTATCACTTGCCAACCAACGGTTCGCCTGATTTTCACTTTGACAACTAACGATtgtcaaatttttgtatgataaCGTTTCATTTGGTAGAATTATTGTTAAgctcattattataatgacagaACACGTTTCGGGCACTTATCATTTATCAAATCCTTCACTAGGCCAGACAACTTTTAGACGAATAACGTTTCGTCTGTGTAACAGTACCTTTttcgtacatttatattatgatataaaataaactaatttcgacatgcaatttttattaaagaattacaaaaaaaaaattaaccctTTAAATTAGCAGCAAtgcacattaataattttcatgtgaATATGAAGATTTGGGTTCAAGAATTCTGTTGATTCTTTCGTCTTTgtctaagtatttttttttttcttaggttCTGGTGGGGCacctgttaatatattttctatttccccCTCGTTGGCAACGGTTTCCTTTATTAACGTAGTTGAGGTGAAATCGAAAGAaatcggttaggttaggttagaacTGCGACCAGAACCGAATCGCTTTTGTTTCACTACACAGGGCACTTGAATATTAGCTacagtagaaaaataattatggaaaaaaaaacaataatatattatttggtaaacaatacattaaattaaatgaatattactcTAACTGAAACGTTCGCTACTTGAAAGTTGGCCTTGTGAAAAGTGTCATTATAAAAGCCAGACCAAACGTACAGTTGGCAATAGTTAAGTTgggaaatgaaacaaaattaagtgatatagTTGGCAAATGATTATTCCGCGAAATAAAATTCTGCGAAACGTTGATTGGCAAGTGATGATCTGCCAAACGATTTTCGGCGAAAAGGCAGAGAACTGTGATtatgataagaaaagaaaactCTTCATAATGATGTTTGTTCAGTTTTACACACAAGCTGTATTGATAATAACAACTGTGAGTTGtggttgtttttaatttatataaatatattgtatttaacaGAATTTATAGGATATAGGAAAATCATCAaccttaaataattaaaatcatcttctatatatataaaagcagATTGATAGTATAAAAGAAAGGGTGACATCAATGCGCAGCCTAAACCATATAATCTAAAAACTTGACATTTGGACATCAGCTTACTTTACCACGTAGTGATAAGATAAGAAAGGAATTTCCTAAAGGGGTTGAAAAGGTGGTAAAATattgaatgtaaaaaaaaaacattttgactGATCAACTTAAAATTCAGCATGAATGCATTTtggcaaaaataattaaaagtgtGTCTTGGGGTTTtagaaaatttgaattttacatGGGTAAAAAAGGAGTTCAAAAAAACCAAGTTGACTTATGTATCATCACAGGACTGAAACCAAAATAGCTTAGAATCTaactaatatttgaaatatgtattaattaaacaaaaatatgaattaaggGATTCAggaattttagaaaatttgcTGTTTTTGTGAATACAATGAGAACTTGCTCCATGGTGGAATGTGATCACAAAAACagattaatgaaataaacttttatttatatccctTTGGGCAATGTCAGAAAAAACATTACTCTGAGTGGGTCAGTTTCACAGAGTGctagataaatacatacatatcatcacgtctatatcccttacggggtagacagagccaacagtcttgaaaagactgaaaggccacgttcagctatatggcttaatagaattgagattcaaatagtgacaggttgctagcctgttgcctaaaaaagaatcccaagtttgtaagcctatcccttagtcgccttttacgacatccatgggaaagaggtggagtggtcctattcttttttgtattggtgccgggaaccacacggcatctgtGAAAAAAAACCTACCATGCTACAAACCTCTTTTTTAaagtgttttaaatattttgttttgtagaGCCCTTAACGCGGAAATAGTAGTGAAGTGCCTGACAACACTGCAGCACCTGTTCTCGTGGCTGCCGCTGTCATCGCACGTGCCGCCGTCACTCGTCACCACCGTGTTCTTCTGGGGCAGCATCGCCACACAATCACATGTATGTGGACATTTATGCATTGAATCTGGTTAAAAAGTATTCTGATACAATTCCATTCGGTATGAATCAACctcagtaattttattaaacctgAAATTAGTTATGGTTAAAGAAGTTGTATTCTCATGAAAGAATCTTCAAATTCACTTGTAATGAGAACTTACAAATTAAGGACGGATGCGTAAATAAGATTATATTTAGActtttgtaggtattttattaatttaatattgttttaaagctTTTTGAAAGTAGTTAATGTTTGCAGTCTTTTAAGAAatcttaaagttatttattgtacAGCTGAGCTCTTTCGTGAATGATGATGAAGTTTGATTTGCCATAATTTTTTCTGGGTACCTATGTGTAAGCTGATGTCATTAGCACGCCcgagtttaattttttgatattgctttttctttgtaaaagCTATTTCAGAGTGAATATCTTTATTAATCTGTGCCCGCGacatcgtccgcgtgaaatagttattcgCGAAAACAAATGAGCCATCTGCGCGTCTGAGCCGCGCGGCATGGTATCTCGCAGAGTTACACCTCCCTCTCCGCGTCGCTCGCAAGCAACGCCTCTCCTTGCAGCGTCATGATTTGCGGTGCGGGTAAATTTTATATcggtgttattttaaaattgtaatatcttctaagatgttcattgaaattaagtgtTGTCAAACACAATTTTgttcacaaataaatactcTTAATCAACAACACAATTTTTGGataaagattaatattattacgttGATAAAAATCTTAACAAATAATGCATTAATTTCGACCATATATGAGTACCATAAAAACGGTTCTAGTGAgctaattttaaaagatagacatatacTGTCGCGGACATTTTTTAGATCATTTAAAGAGGAATAATCCtttcatacttatatttttggtatcttGAACCGTTTTCGCAGCGCACGCAACGgtcaatgatgaataattttcccagtttttgtcacatttaccattatttcttcggtcctaatagttgcagcgtgatgttataattatagcctaaagcgataaatgttctattcaacacaaaaatatttttttcaattcgaacttgtagttcctgagattagcgcgttcaaacaaacaaacaaactcttcagctttataatattagtatagatatatatttttgtaaataaacatatgatTGTCTAACGTTCATAATTTTTGCTTTACTATAAACTATTTTGCTTGgttttatataatgtaaatgaAACAGCGATTTTCTTAGTTTATTATGagaaatttgtattaattttaagttggTTTTGGCAGCTGTTCCCCAGACTTCAATTATATAATCTATGTGTGGCTTTACaaagtatatatttagaaaTGCTTTTACTAGGTAGGTCTGATAACGACGGCGAGCCttgatttttttgtctatgtGATGTATCCAGATAAGATGAGAATCgttttactttttgtatttCGTTTGCGATTTGATATATCAAAAggtattactattattttatgtatcttcgataaactctttacatataggtatatttcagTTATCTCGTTCTTACAATTACaagtacatattataatagaGTTCAACATTTCAGAGCTCTGAAGCGGCGTTGGCGGGGCTGGGCGGCGTATGCGAGCTGCTGTACCGGCGATACGCGCCGCCGTCGTCGGCGACCACCGCGCTGCGACTGCACCACTGCGCGCTGCGGCTGCTG is from Amyelois transitella isolate CPQ chromosome 13, ilAmyTran1.1, whole genome shotgun sequence and encodes:
- the LOC106140017 gene encoding U6 small nuclear RNA (adenine-(43)-N(6))-methyltransferase, with product MAVNKFMHPRNIYRHPPDFVILAKKYAEFASIAKMDITGRVSIDFKDPHSLRVLTKCLLKSDFNLDVDIPEDRLVPTLPLRLNYILWVEDILKAINNGSEVCGLDIGTGACAVYPLLAAAKNKWHMIGTETDDASLLKAQQNVQKNNLQEIIAVKKNPTSTVIEYVLSEEQDKIYHFTMCNPPFYSSFQELWESRSPARVPPKNGFTGSPQELITEGGELEFCKKFIDESKNHKNRVLVYTTMVGHKYNLKELVEYLKSEGIKNTHTEFCQGRVTRWGLAWTYQDYDIYTLVPPRDQPRKKKLPIAFLLPQIPNSSYDVETTTNKLKAIMNALHINYKVINKRGNNILLDIVAPTNTWSNQRRKRRLMKRLVTDDPKRPKMKDVTESTSKLSTTPDSQSIPNTKSDEVSEELSSINDTNTDTEPNTNPVVHATLKIVKKDCDIIMEMEFLSGTGGKEGLHQIVQYIKNNWK